In Microbulbifer pacificus, the genomic stretch AAACCCAAGCTGGTGCAGTACATCAAGCTCGCGGTACAGGAGTGTGGCTTCGGGAGCGAACTCTGCCGCAACCCGCGCCTGTCACTGACAGGTGCTGAGCGAGAGTCAGTGCTGAATATCATTCACACCGCAATTGCCACACGCCCGGTGATCAGGTAACACAATGACTGGAGAATTCGCCCTGTATATAGCCCCCGTACTGATTGCGGATGAGTGGCGACAAGCGGCCGAAACCGGCCGCTTCCAGCCAGACAACCCGTCCACGGCATCGCCTATCGATCGCACGTATCCGATTTCCAGCTGGCGCGACTGTGAAGCCGCGCTGGAAGCATCCTGCCGTGCCGCTAACGCTCTGAGAAGTATTCCGGCGGAGACCCGCGCACGTTTTCTGGAAACATTCGCCGATGCCATTGAAGCAAGCGCAGACGAACTATGTGCGCTGGCACATGAGGAAACCGGCTTGCCGCTGGCACCAAGATTGCGCGATGTTGAACTCCCTCGTACCACCGGGCAGCTCCGCGCAGCCGCCGAAGCGGCCCGCGAGGGATCCTGGGCACAAGCCACCATTGATAGCGCAGCCAATATCCGCAGTGTGCGGGGCCCCATAGGCCCGGTGGCCATCTTCGGTCCGAACAACTTTCCCCTGGCCTTCAACGGTCTGGCTGGCGGCGACTTTGCCGCAGCTATCGCTGCCGGCAACCCCGTCATCGCCAAGGCGCATACCGCACACCCTGGCACCTGCCACAAGCTGGCACAGCTGGCACTGCAGGCGCTGAACAACGTGGGATTGCCTCTGGCCACGGTACAGATGCTCTATGCCATCGGCCGCGAAGACGGCTACAGGCTCATGCAGGATCGGCGCCTGGGTGCCGCGGCATTTACCGGTTCCCGGCACGCGGGGTTAGCCCTGAAGCAGGCGGCAGACAAGGTCGGTATCCCGTTTTATGCGGAGTTATCCAGTATTAACCCGGTTGTGATGCTGCCCGGCGCCCTGCGCGAACGGGGTGCGGAACTTGCGCAGGAATTTGCCGGCAGTTGCCTGATGGGCAGTGGCCAGTTCTGTACAAACCCGGGGCTTGTCATTGTGCCGTCCAATGGCGAGGGTGAGCGGTTTATTGCCCGTTGCGGCGAACTGTTCGACGGCGCCAAGCCCGGCACCCTGCTGAGCGCGGGCACCATGCACGGGTTGCAACAGGCCATTACGCAGTTAACCGCGGCGGGGGCGATTCCTGTCACCACCAGCACAGCGGTGGACGAATCCCGCTTCTGTGTTCCCAATACCCTCCTGCGCGTGCCGGGGGAGAGTTTCCTGCGAGATCCTGCGGCCTTTCAGACCGAAGCATTCGGCAATGCAGCCCTACTGGTTACCAGCGAAAGCACCGAGCAGACAATGGCCATTCTGCGCAGCCTGGAGGGCAACCTCACCGGGTGCATGTACTCGTCCGTCAATGGCGACGACGATGCGGATTACGATTTGCTCGCGCCCGTGCTGCGTGAGAAGGTGGGTCGACTGCTGAATGACAAAATGCCCACCGGTGTTGCG encodes the following:
- a CDS encoding aldehyde dehydrogenase (NADP(+)), encoding MTGEFALYIAPVLIADEWRQAAETGRFQPDNPSTASPIDRTYPISSWRDCEAALEASCRAANALRSIPAETRARFLETFADAIEASADELCALAHEETGLPLAPRLRDVELPRTTGQLRAAAEAAREGSWAQATIDSAANIRSVRGPIGPVAIFGPNNFPLAFNGLAGGDFAAAIAAGNPVIAKAHTAHPGTCHKLAQLALQALNNVGLPLATVQMLYAIGREDGYRLMQDRRLGAAAFTGSRHAGLALKQAADKVGIPFYAELSSINPVVMLPGALRERGAELAQEFAGSCLMGSGQFCTNPGLVIVPSNGEGERFIARCGELFDGAKPGTLLSAGTMHGLQQAITQLTAAGAIPVTTSTAVDESRFCVPNTLLRVPGESFLRDPAAFQTEAFGNAALLVTSESTEQTMAILRSLEGNLTGCMYSSVNGDDDADYDLLAPVLREKVGRLLNDKMPTGVAVSPAMNHGGPFPASGHPGFTAVGVPASLIRFSKLDCYDNVRPQRLPPLLQDANPLGAWRSVDGNWTRAPLG